From the Candidatus Obscuribacterales bacterium genome, the window TCTAAGAACGTACCCAAAACTCTAATTCTAGGGATAAAACCTCACAAGCGCAACTCATTCACGCTATGATGAATTTAAGGCGCTCTGTTAGTGTACGTGAATAGTATGCTACAGTATGCGGAGTGTTGAGCAGCCCCGGTAATACAGCTAGCTACGCATTGTATTGCTGAATCCGATATCGTCCTGAATCCGATGTCGTCTATAGTCGGGTTGCATGTAAGATCTTTTCAAAAATTTACAATTTTGTTATGTCTAAAGGTGTTTTGAGCCAGCCGGTTATTCACCCAATGGTGAAGTTCCAGCGCAAGGTAGACTCCCTAGTCAAGTCTGGTGTTGTGAAATCATCCGATAGTATCTGGAAAATCGCGTTACTTTATGGCGATGACTGGGCCTATTGGAAACAGGAGCTGGAAGATTTCGAATTTTCTGTGCAGGATCCAATTGCTGATTTGTTAATGGTAGAAAGCTGGGATGATTGATCCCTGCTTCGTTTGGGGCTCATCCTCTTGAGTCTCATCCATGGTTGTATGACGGCTACCCTATCTTCTGGGGATAGTTGTTTTAATACCTGGGAACCTCTATCCCCACTGACGGTGTTGACTAAAATTTTGGGGACTTTTTCGTACCGCAGGGATAGTCCGGCGAAGAACCCGTTTCTTGAAACACCTACGAGGTTGAGAAGCGGGCCATCGTCGGGACTAATCCAGGAATTTCTTGACCTACCCTAGGGTTGCAAGAGGAGTCATCTTCCGCTTGATCAAGCTGTAGGGTTTACAGGACAAGCTTTTACCCCCTCTAAACCTGTCTGTGAAGGGTAGAGGGTCTAGACAGATTTAATCTCAATCAAGAAAATCC encodes:
- a CDS encoding DUF4327 family protein, which gives rise to MSKGVLSQPVIHPMVKFQRKVDSLVKSGVVKSSDSIWKIALLYGDDWAYWKQELEDFEFSVQDPIADLLMVESWDD